AGAGAGTTTCTTATTCAAGAAGAGCAATGCTAAAGCAATAATCAATATCAACAGAATCATCAGGTTTCTTGAGTTATTGAAGTCCAGATCATAGGAAGACAGACCCATTCCAAAAAAGAGGAAAAGTGATAAAATAAGACTTATTAGAAATGCACCTAAAATAGAATGGGTAAATCCTCTATGGCTTGAGACCAAGAATATGGCTCCAAGCAATATAATCACCAGGCCTAAATAATAAGGCAATCCCAGAAAATACAGAAAGATTGAAATCAACGCCCCTAGAGCAATGATTGTGAGAACATGATTTCTTTTGAATTCATGGTCAAAGTCAGGAATATTCGCTGAGATTACCGCTAATGCAATAGCCAAAGGATTATAAAACATTAATAGAGAAAGAACAAATGCAAATATGGTATGGCCCTTATAAGAGGAAATACTAACACATCCTATTGATTGACATACTCTAAAACACTCCAAATAAGTATGTTCAAATAAATATTTGATTTTAAGTCAATATAAACTAAATGAGAGCATTTGAGAAGTAATAATTTAAGGAATAGTTTACTATTTAGAAAAGAATGATTTAAAATTGGAAATAGTTTACTATTTTAAAAAAAGTAGAGAATATTTTTAAATCATTTAATCATAAGTTTTCTCAATTATGCCAAAATATTCTAAAAAGGCTTTCATCTGCAGGTAAGATCTTTTGCAAATCTT
Above is a genomic segment from Methanobrevibacter sp. containing:
- a CDS encoding metal-dependent hydrolase, encoding MECFRVCQSIGCVSISSYKGHTIFAFVLSLLMFYNPLAIALAVISANIPDFDHEFKRNHVLTIIALGALISIFLYFLGLPYYLGLVIILLGAIFLVSSHRGFTHSILGAFLISLILSLFLFFGMGLSSYDLDFNNSRNLMILLILIIALALLFLNKKLSPVFLVAIAILVVSVNMGFIPPLKINLTLLAFSIFFGLCSHIILDSFTHSGVKAFSPFRDKEYHKKLGVLLFLILMVMFVFLFPNKLLFYLNFLTGL